From one Carassius auratus strain Wakin unplaced genomic scaffold, ASM336829v1 scaf_tig00014832, whole genome shotgun sequence genomic stretch:
- the LOC113074495 gene encoding protein ALP1-like — MNISSTSNSSSSSSDEEIIVLLNEERRRKRRRFWVHPIVTRREEHGEFYRLVQELKMYHERFRGYFRMSVSEFENLLQQLAPLLTKEQTHYRKPIDPEQRLAVCLRFLSTGDSYRSIAFSFRLGVSTVASIVSETCDALWHCLRDEHLPVPTEEMWRSTARRFHERWNFPNCLGAMDGKHIFIQAPANSGSLYFNYKGTFSVVLLALVDADYRFLVVDVGSYGSNSDGGIFANSVLGKALRNGTLNVPPPSELPGAPELGKVNHVIVADEAFPLKPYLLRPYPGRRLPTDKRIFNYRLSRARRISENVFGILSQRFRVFQRTLQVQPSVVDKVVKAACALCNYLRPNGNDQNRATEDDHDCEQPLQGFEHCRGQRASVEAQNVRELYKEYFNSPAGEVAWQYDHVNHALGNR, encoded by the exons atgaatatttCAAGCACCAGTAACTCTAGCTCCAGTTCCAGCGATGAAGAAATTATTGTTCTGTTGAATGAGGAAAGACGCCGGAAAAGACGCCGATTTTGGGTACATCCCATAGTTACGAGAAGAGAAGAACATGGGGAGTTTTATCGACTGGTACAAGAGCTGAAAATGTATCATGAGCGTTTTCGGGGGTATTTTAGAATGTCCGTCAGTGAGTTCGAAAATTTACTTCAACAACTGGCTCCCTTGCTGACGAAAGAACAGACACACTACCGTAAACCAATCGACCCAGAACAGCGTTTGGCCGTGTGTTTACG ttttctaAGCACTGGGGACTCGTACCGCTCTATTGCGTTCAGCTTTCGACTTGGTGTGTCAACTGTGGCTTCGATAGTGAGTGAAACCTGTGATGCATTGTGGCACTGCCTCAGAGATGAACATTTGCCAGTGCCTACTGAAGAGATGTGGAGGAGTACAGCCAGGAGATTCCATGAAAGATGGAATTTCCCTAACTGCTTGGGAGCCATGGATGGGAAACACATATTCATCCAGGCCCCTGCAAACTCTGGTTCTCTATACTTTAATTATAAAGGTACATTCTCCGTTGTATTGCTGGCCTTAGTTGATGCAGATTACCGCTTCCTGGTGGTTGATGTGGGGAGCTATGGCAGCAACAGTGATGGAGGAATCTTTGCCAATTCTGTACTGGGAAAGGCACTCAGAAATGGAACTCTGAATGTTCCCCCACCAAGTGAACTTCCAGGTGCTCCTGAGCTGGGAAAAGTTAACCATGTCATTGTGGCGGATGAAGCTTTTCCGCTGAAACCATATCTCCTCCGGCCATACCCTGGACGCCGCCTCCCCACAGACAAGAGAATTTTCAATTATCGTTTGTCTCGGGCACGGCGCATCTCTGAAAATGTATTTGGCATCCTCAGTCAACGCTTCCGGGTTTTCCAAAGAACTTTACAGGTTCAACCAAGTGTTGTTGACAAAGTTGTCAAAGCTGCTTGTGCGTTGTGCAATTATTTGCGCCCGAACGGAAATGACCAGAATCGTGCCACAGAGGATGACCATGATTGTGAGCAACCACTACAAGGCTTTGAACATTGTAGGGGGCAGCGGGCATCTGTGGAGGCCCAAAATGTCCGAGAACTGTACAAAGAGTACTTCAACTCACCAGCAGGAGAAGTTGCTTGGCAGTATGACCATGTGAACCATGCTCTGGGGAACAGATAA